From Staphylococcus sp. IVB6214:
ACATAAAGCTAATTATTCAAAAGCTATCAATATAAATAAGGTCTACATTATCCGAGAAGATGATGTAGACCTTTCTTATTACGTCATGTTACTACCGGAAGAATACTAAAGGAAGTGAATACTATGAATACAATCAAAAGTACGATACACACAGAAGCTATATTTAGCGACGATGAACAACATCGCTACTTACTCAAAAAGACGTGGGATGAAAAGAAATCCGCATGTACAGTCATAACGATGTACCCTCATTTAGATGGCATACTTTCCCTCGATCTAACAACCGTTCTAATTCTTAACCAATTAGCGAAGTCTGATAAATATGGTTCTGTATATCTTGTGAACCTATTCTCTAATATCAAAACACCAGAAAACCTCAAACATATCAAAGAGCCATACGATGAGCACACAGATATTCACTTGATGAAAGCGATAAGTGAAAGTGACACAGTGATTCTTGCTTATGGAGCCTATGCGAAGCGACCAGTTGTCGTCGAACGTGTTGAACAAGTGATGGAAATGTTAAAACCTCATAAAAAGAAAGTAAAAAAGCTCATTAATCCAGTAACAAGTGAAGTCATGCATCCACTGAACCCTAAAGCGCGTCAAAAATGGACACTAAAATAAAGGAGAATTATCTATGAACCATGGAACTAAACAATCGGACTGGCGAATAATTGCTAGTTGTTTAGCATCTCAAAATTACATTTCAATAGTAAAAGGTCTGGTGCATCATTTCACAGCCATCGATGATGAGTAAATACTTGATAAAATCTATGATGATTTTATAAATGATGACTCTATTACAACGGTACTTAACAATGATTTACAGACAATCATTAATAATTATCTATCAAAATAAAGACTATACTAATTACAATAAAAACAGAGCATCCTTCACTTTGCGGTGAGGGATGCTCTAATGCTTATTTTTTTCTAATTTCAATTAACATAATAGGTCTTTTATCAGAACTACACAAACATCTTTTGTAGTAATCCATTTTTACGTTGTTTTAGTAATTCAATTTTAGCGTATTGTTTTCTTATTAATTTATCTAATTCATTGAAAAAGTATGCTATTTTATTTTGTTCTTGTATCACTGGTAACTTTACTATAATACTATTAATTGAATCGTTATTTAATGTTACTCCTTTAACTGCTTGTGCACCAAAAGTACTTATATTTATAGAATTTAAATAGTAGTACATATACTCAGTATTAACATTACTTTCTTTCCATACGAAATGACATATAGCTTCATTTGTATAGATAGGCTCTTTTACTATAGCTAACTTACCTAAAGTCAATTTAAAGCTCATTATTAGAGTATCTTTATCTACTTTTACATGCTTTGATGCTCCTTTTTCAGTAATTCCTTTATTTCCTTTATACAAATATTTCTGTGTCATACCTGCTATAGATAACCAATTTTCATTTAATTCATCCCAGTATTCATCATTTTTTGTATTTGGAGTGAACCCTTTATTAACCTTAGAAATATCTTCAATCTTTTTAATAGACCAATCAGGATAACTGTTTCCATTGTCATCTTTAAATCTTAACTCTTGAGAAAAAATCTTTTGCATATATCCCTTTTTCTGTTCTTCTAACTTCTTTAATTTTTGTTCTTCGAGTTCAATTTGGTGGTCGAGTTTGCTGAAAAAATCACTGATTTTTTTTTGTTCTACAGAATGAGGCATATATATTTTTTGAGACTTCACTAATTCGGAATTTAAATTCACTTGACTGCCTGGTTGCCCATATTTTTTCCATTTAGGTCTATACGCGTCAAGCCATTGATACATAAACTCAATGTCAAATAATGGTCTAAGAAAAATTAAAAAACCATCGTGTACTCCAGTTTTAACATAATTAATAACAGGTTTACCTACAGTTGCCGCAATACTTAGTAATAGATGTTTACTATGCAAAACTCTAGTCTTTTTTTGGCCATCTTTAGATATTTTTTGTTCTAATTTTGTAATTTTTCCGTTTTGTTCAGTTACATCTGAAATTCTAAGCCACCCTATATCAGAATTAATGTCAAACCATCTAGGGTCGCTTATTGGTCTCGGAGATGAACCTCTAACAATTTCTGCTAATTCTCCTAATTTTAATTTGCTCCACTCTTCTTTAAACTCTGGGAACCTCAATTCAGGTACATTCTTAATTTCATTAGTCATGTGTTAACACTCCTAATTCTTTTAAATACTCGTTAATTTCTTGTTCTACGTCTGCGATTTCATCATCGATTTGATTCAGTTCTTGTTGAACTTGGTTTAAATCAATCGGTTCTTCTTCTTCAAATGTATCAACGTATCTTGGAATATTTAAATTATAGTCATTGTCTTCAATTTCTTTGAGGCTTGCCGTATAACTATATTTATCAACTGTTTCTCTGTTTTTATACGTAGCGATAATTTTTTCAACTTGTTCGTCTGTGAGATGGTTTTGATTTTTACCTTTTTCAAATTCATTAGACGCATCAATAAATAACACATCTTGAGCTTCTTCACGACATTTTTTAAATACAAGGACACATGTTGGAATAGAAGTGCCGTAGAAAATATTGGCTGGTAAACCAATAACTGCATCTAAATAGTTTTTCTCTTCAATAAGATATTTACGTATCGTGCCTTCAGCTGCTCCACGGAATAACACACCATGCGGTAAGACGACCGCCATTGTTCCTTCATCGTCTAAATAGTGCACCATATGTTGGATAAATGCGAAGTCTGCTTTTGATTTAGGCGCTAACTTCCCGTAATTGCTAAAGCGTTCATCATCATTGAACTTGCTGTCCGCCGACCATTTCGCACTGTAAGGCGGGTTAGCGACAACCGCATCGAATTTTTCATCTAAAAATGCGGGGTTTTCCATAGTGTCTCCATTTTGAATATCAAAGTTTTCATAACGCACATCATGTAACAACATGTTCATTCGAGCCAAGTTGTATGTGGTATTGTTACGTTCTTGACCATTGTAACGGTAAACCGTTGTTTCTTTACCGACACGCAGTAATAATGAGCCTGAACCACACGTAGGGTCATAGACATTTCTTAATTTGTCTTTACCTAATGTAACGATTTTCGCTAATATTTTTGACACTTGCTGAGGTGTATAGAATTCCCCAGCTTTTTTACCTGCATTGGCCGCAAAACGCCCAATTAGAAATTCGTAAGCATCACCTAACATATCAATTTCCATATTGCTATGCACAAATGGTAGGTCGCCTAAGTTAACCATTACTTTACCTATAAGGGCAGTACGTTCTTTGACCATATTCCCCAGACGTGTTGAGCTTAAATCCATATCGCTGAACAAACCAATGAAGTCTTCTTCACTGTCTTGGCCAAGCGTAGACGTCTCTACTTTTCGAATGGCTTGTGCTAAATGTTCAATATCAAAACGCTGGTTTTCGATTTCTTTAACCATACTACTGAATAAGTCTTCAGGTTCAATAAAGTAACCCACATTTTCAATCAGTTCAGCTTTTAAGTCTTCACGATATTCTTCATCTTCCCATGCTTCTTCATATGTTAAATCTTCACCTGATAATGCTTCTGCAACTTCTGTTTCAGCTTTTTCTGATAAAAAGCGATAGAAGATGAGTCCTAGAATATAATTACGGAACTCACTCGCATCCATATTCCCCCTTAAATCATTGGCAATGGACCATAAACGTTTATGTAATTCAGCCTGTTGCTGACGTTGTTTCTCTGTAATTGACATGTTATTTCCTCCATTTATTAAAA
This genomic window contains:
- a CDS encoding restriction endonuclease subunit S; translated protein: MTNEIKNVPELRFPEFKEEWSKLKLGELAEIVRGSSPRPISDPRWFDINSDIGWLRISDVTEQNGKITKLEQKISKDGQKKTRVLHSKHLLLSIAATVGKPVINYVKTGVHDGFLIFLRPLFDIEFMYQWLDAYRPKWKKYGQPGSQVNLNSELVKSQKIYMPHSVEQKKISDFFSKLDHQIELEEQKLKKLEEQKKGYMQKIFSQELRFKDDNGNSYPDWSIKKIEDISKVNKGFTPNTKNDEYWDELNENWLSIAGMTQKYLYKGNKGITEKGASKHVKVDKDTLIMSFKLTLGKLAIVKEPIYTNEAICHFVWKESNVNTEYMYYYLNSINISTFGAQAVKGVTLNNDSINSIIVKLPVIQEQNKIAYFFNELDKLIRKQYAKIELLKQRKNGLLQKMFV
- a CDS encoding DUF1643 domain-containing protein, with the protein product MNTIKSTIHTEAIFSDDEQHRYLLKKTWDEKKSACTVITMYPHLDGILSLDLTTVLILNQLAKSDKYGSVYLVNLFSNIKTPENLKHIKEPYDEHTDIHLMKAISESDTVILAYGAYAKRPVVVERVEQVMEMLKPHKKKVKKLINPVTSEVMHPLNPKARQKWTLK
- a CDS encoding type I restriction-modification system subunit M, encoding MSITEKQRQQQAELHKRLWSIANDLRGNMDASEFRNYILGLIFYRFLSEKAETEVAEALSGEDLTYEEAWEDEEYREDLKAELIENVGYFIEPEDLFSSMVKEIENQRFDIEHLAQAIRKVETSTLGQDSEEDFIGLFSDMDLSSTRLGNMVKERTALIGKVMVNLGDLPFVHSNMEIDMLGDAYEFLIGRFAANAGKKAGEFYTPQQVSKILAKIVTLGKDKLRNVYDPTCGSGSLLLRVGKETTVYRYNGQERNNTTYNLARMNMLLHDVRYENFDIQNGDTMENPAFLDEKFDAVVANPPYSAKWSADSKFNDDERFSNYGKLAPKSKADFAFIQHMVHYLDDEGTMAVVLPHGVLFRGAAEGTIRKYLIEEKNYLDAVIGLPANIFYGTSIPTCVLVFKKCREEAQDVLFIDASNEFEKGKNQNHLTDEQVEKIIATYKNRETVDKYSYTASLKEIEDNDYNLNIPRYVDTFEEEEPIDLNQVQQELNQIDDEIADVEQEINEYLKELGVLTHD